In Centropristis striata isolate RG_2023a ecotype Rhode Island chromosome 1, C.striata_1.0, whole genome shotgun sequence, one DNA window encodes the following:
- the LOC131971809 gene encoding uncharacterized protein LOC131971809, giving the protein MSGGVNTVKSALMQKLRDRLGEQRNTPANRDAEGSGLGNKNAAKVNRRVEMGWLHFESGTHHQIRTRNGGGTRHLSVEKSVTMRELLKTGKSLFFPNGHSSKGPMEDFEFSIRDYSHSAVSPEVTVGQLYEQTKLRMLRVYTTSKAKDVMLLSDTSSDFEHTDERPVKTRTMQRRSLRNKTRRRHHWMAGTDHQVDHPESSSDVDPASSGSMQENHEKRGEPISQSRPATPDMSNTEVLHSPSSEDVGIHTLQSTSRHGSEDDCLMPVSNQDADQLLRDESDSPLALAIKESLEDFEVNFGPVIGGDGDNQDSTLPWNPHDLNSIQHSTLNDGPVSSSSLPPSPDPFEKELLLVKLRRVNIVDDVLNVFMEPKVLNANLKIEFTNEKAVDSDGVSREAYSAFWEQFLEQCEGEDDRVPRLRPDYSEKKWQALGRVWLKGYLDHKIIPIRLSPAFVLACCQGVSSVDEDLLIMSFARFLSENERASLEKALQGNMDETVEEDLLDVFSRMGSHCLPSKDNLRGAILTMAHKALLQEPKFIIDCFHSIIHNAVSTVMTKDSLMELYESKRPTNRKVAQMIKPSTESLNPQEQIALNHLLRYVRSIDQRKLEIFLRFCTGSTVLCKDTIEVTFNRLYGLSRRPVAHTCGAVLELPCTYSSYPEFRKEFDNVLSGDCFTMDIV; this is encoded by the exons ATGTCAGGAGGAGTAAATACAGTGAAGTCCGCTCTTATGCAGAAATTAAGAGACAGGCTAGGGGAACAGCGAAACACTCCTGCCAACAGAGACGCAGAAGGCTCCGGTTTGGGCAATAAAAATGCAGCCAAAGTTAACCGGCGGGTTGAAATGGGATGGCTCCACTTTGAGAGCGGCACTCATCACCAAATCAGGACAAGAAATGGAGGTGGAACACGGCACCTGTCAGTCGAGAAATCAGTAACTATGCGTGAACTGCTGAAGACGGGCAAATCCTTGTTTTTTCCAAATGGACATTCATCCAAAGGGCCGATGGAAGACTTCGAGTTTTCTATTCGTGATTACAGTCACAGTGCAGTATCCCCTGAAGTCACAGTGGGCCAGCTGTACGAGCAGACTAAACTACGAATGCTGCGCGTCTACACAACCTCCAAGGCTAAAGACGTAATGCTTCTCTCTGATACATCATCGGACTTTGAGCACACAGATGAGAGGCCAGTTAAG ACTAGGACTATGCAGAGACGATCCTTGAGGAACAAAACCAGGAGACGTCATCACTGGATGGCTGGAACTGATCATCAAGTGGATCATCCAGAGAGCTCCTCTGATGTAGATCCAGCATCCAGTGGCTCAATGcaggaaaaccatgaaaaa AGAGGAGAACCAATCAGCCAATcaagaccagcaactcctgacATGAGTAACACAGAGGTCCTGCATTCCCCATCTTCGGAGGATGTTGGCATTCATACTTTGCAATCAACAAGCAGGCATGGATCTGAAGATGACTGTTTAATGCCTGTGTCAAATCAAGATGCAGACCAGTTGTTAAGGGACGAGTCAGATTCCCCTCTTGCCCTTGCCATCAAAGAATCTCTTGAGGACTTTGAAGTAAACTTTGGACCTGTTATCGGGGGTGATGGTGATAATCAAGACTCCACCCTTCCCTGGAATCCACATGACTTGAACAGTATTCAG CACTCAACACTGAATGATGGTCCTGTATCATCAAGCAGTCTTCCACCATCACCAGACCCATTTGAAAAAGAACTCCTCCTTGTGAAATTAAGACGAGTAAACATAGTTGATGATGTTCTTAATGTCTTCATGGAACCAAAAGTACTCAATGCTAATCTAAAAATTGAGTTTACAAATGAGAAAGCTGTGGATAGTGATGGTGTGTCAAGAGAGGCATACTCCGCGTTCTGGGAACAGTTCTTGGAACAGTGTGAGGGTGAAGATGACCGAGTACCCAGACTTCGACCAGACTATTCGGAGAAGAAATGGCAAGCTCTTGGAAGAGTGTGGTTGAAAGGATACCTGGACCACAAAATCATACCAATCCGACTGTCACCAGCTTTTGTTCTTGCTTGTTGTCAAGGAGTTAGTTCAGTGGATGAAGACCTCTTGATTATGTCATTTGCCAGATTTCTTTCAGAGAATGAGCGTGCATCACTTGAAAAAGCACTACAGGGCAACATGGATGAAACTGTTGAGGAGGACTTACTCGATGTCTTCTCAAGAATGGGCTCACACTGCCTGCCCTCCAAAGACAACTTACGTGGTGCCATTTTGACAATGGCACACAAAGCTCTTCTTCAAGAGCCAAAGTTCATAATTGATTGTTTCCACTCCATTATTCACAATGCTGTGTCAACAGTCATGACCAAAGACAGCCTAATGGAGCTTTACGAATCTAAGAGGCCAACTAACAGGAAAGTTGCCCAGATGATAAAGCCATCAACTGAAAGCCTAAATCCACAAGAGCAGATAGCTCTTAACCACCTGCTACGGTATGTGAGAAGCATCGACCAAAGAAAACTGGAGATCTTCTTGCGCTTCTGCACAGGATCCACTGTGTTGTGCAAAGACACAATTGAAGTAACTTTTAATAGACTGTATGGTTTAAGTCGCAGGCCTGTAGCACACACATGTGGAGCAGTTCTTGAGTTACCATGCACCTACAGCTCATACCCCGAGTTTCGTAAAGAGTTTGATAATGTCCTGTCTGGAGACTGCTTTACAATGGATATTGTGTAG